Within Amycolatopsis sp. cg5, the genomic segment GTGCGCGGTGGTCCCAGCGGCGCAGGAACGGGTGCCGCGCCGCGAGCCTGCCGACCTCGGCGTCGGGCGTCCCGCTCAATTCGACGCGCAGCCGCTCGGTGTCGATGTCGACGACCTGCAGCAACGGCGACGTGACTCCGCGCGCGTCGTAGGCGTCGTCGACTACCTCCACCCAGTCTCCGATGTCGAGGTCGAGTTTGGCGTCGCGGCCGAGGTCGGTCAGCGTCACGACCGCCTCGTCGACGGACGAGACGCCGAACGTCACCGACGCGTTCTCGCGTGACCACTTGAAGGTCGGCTTGTCGCCGCCGCGATGCACTTCGATGCGGTACAGCTGGTTTTCCGGACCCCGGTACCGCGAATCCGGCGCGGTGAGGCACGGGTTGTCGTCGGTCTTCGCCGGCTTTTCGGTGCGTGCGGCCAGCTTCCCGGTCGAGACGGTGCCGCGTGCCCACTCGTCGAACGCGGCGCGCAGCTGGTCCTTGGTCGGCCGCTCGCCCACGGTCAGGCCGGTCAGCGGCAGCACTTGCCAGGTCACCTTGAGGCGCGCGGACGTGTCGGGCAGCGTCGTGCCCAGCGCGGTCTCGCGGATCTCAGGGTCCTGCAGGTGAGTCACCAGCCGCTCGGTCACCTTGAGATAGGCGAGGAACGGCAGGTCGGGAAGGTGGTCGATCTCCTTGTCCCGCAACGGATCGACGTAAGCGTCGGGCTGGGTCCAATAGGTCCAGCCGTCGACGGCAGCGTCGGTGGCGGGTTCGTCCTCGTCCGGGACGGGCACGCCGACCGGCGGGACGGCCGCGTCGACGCCGATGCCGTCCACGTAGTACCGGCCCGTCGTGATCCTCAGATCGGCGGGGTCTTTTCCTTTGGGCACATAGGTGATCCCGAACCCGAGCGCGTCGGACGGCCCGCCGTGGCGGCCGATGAGATCGGCCGCCAGCGTGCGCGTGGTGTGCAGGTTGATCAGTGCCTGCTCGTTGTCCTCCGAGTCCAGCCGGACCCGGCCCTGCTGCGTGACGACCGCCGAGAATCGCTTCTCCGGCCGGAAGATCAGGCGCGAGAGGTCGGCCTGCATGGTGACTCCTTAAGACTCGTAGACGATGCCGGCGTCCATGCCGGCAGGCAGGAATTCCTCCAGGCGCGCCAGCAGGTTGTCTTCCCGCTGCGGCTGGAACAGGTCGTGGAACGCGCCGAGTTCGGAACCATCCTCGGCGCCGCGTGTGATCTCGGCCGGGCAGTGCGCGGCCAGCTGGACGTACCCCGGCGTGCCGTAACGGACGCTGGTGAACCGCGGTCGGACCCGGCGTTCGGAGGCGGGACCGGCCAGATCCGGCTGGCAGTGATACCGCCGAGGCGTACGGGAACCTGCTGGCACGTAACAGAAGCGCAGGCAGCCGATGCCACGCCGGGCGACGTGCACCCGGCCGTCGAAGATGCTGTTCTCGCCGAGCGAGATGGCGTGCGTGTGCACCTCGCCGAGCACCGTGCTGCGGCGGATCGACAGTATCGCGTGCGCGTGGCGGCATTCCGGCGCCGACAGCGCCTCGAACTCCCGGTCGGTGGCGTCGAGGACGCTGTCGGCCAGGTGGATGCGGATCGGGTCGGTGCGGACCTCGTCGTTGATCACCAGGATCGTGCCGAGGACGCTGCGCTCGATCTGGACGCACGCCGTGGTGCATTCCAGGATCAGGCTCGGCTCCTCCGGTTGCGCCGGATGGCATTCGGGTTCGAGTGTCCACCCGGGAACGAGCGTGCAGTGCCGCAGCACGAACTCGCCCATCGGGCCGCTGACGTGCACGCCACGCCCGGTGATCAGCAGCCCGTCCATGATCAGCCGCGGCGCGCGGGTCCCGCATTCGTCCACTTCGGACCCGGCGGTGGGCTCGACGATCAGCGCGTCCGGCCGGTTGCTGTACCAGTCGAGCAGGCGGATCACCGGGCGGACGCCGTCGGCGGCGCGTACCTCCAGCCGGTCGCCCCGGTCGAGCACGAAGGCGATCTGCTCCTGGTAGGCGCCGCTGTCGGTGATCTCGATGATCGCGTTCGACTTCGACAGGTCCTCGGCGCGTTCCTCCCGCCAGCGCCGGTACGCGTCCATGATCTTGCTGTCCGGCTCGCCGGGCCCGACCCGGTAGACCGACACGTCCGGCGGACGCGTCAGCTCGCGCGGGTATTCCCCGCCGCCCAGGTCGTCGCTGAACGCGTAGTGATAGGTCACCCACACGCCGCGTTTCGGCGCTGACCTTGCCCCGAAAGCGATCCGGCCGAGTACCGGATCGACCGCGACCTGCTTGCGCTGCGGCCGGTAGGTCCAGTCGGACAGGTCGGCGACCACGA encodes:
- a CDS encoding DUF6519 domain-containing protein, which encodes MQADLSRLIFRPEKRFSAVVTQQGRVRLDSEDNEQALINLHTTRTLAADLIGRHGGPSDALGFGITYVPKGKDPADLRITTGRYYVDGIGVDAAVPPVGVPVPDEDEPATDAAVDGWTYWTQPDAYVDPLRDKEIDHLPDLPFLAYLKVTERLVTHLQDPEIRETALGTTLPDTSARLKVTWQVLPLTGLTVGERPTKDQLRAAFDEWARGTVSTGKLAARTEKPAKTDDNPCLTAPDSRYRGPENQLYRIEVHRGGDKPTFKWSRENASVTFGVSSVDEAVVTLTDLGRDAKLDLDIGDWVEVVDDAYDARGVTSPLLQVVDIDTERLRVELSGTPDAEVGRLAARHPFLRRWDHRAPTGRGAKELVDGAVSLTAGGWLDVEDGLQVWFTGGTYHAGDYWLVAARTLNGDVEWPRDTRGRPLLREPHGLRHHYAPLAWVRGGESVDDLRMEFTPAARPRP